The Hevea brasiliensis isolate MT/VB/25A 57/8 chromosome 1, ASM3005281v1, whole genome shotgun sequence genome has a window encoding:
- the LOC131183137 gene encoding uncharacterized protein LOC131183137, with protein sequence MATTPMKKNDGKWIIPPSLATLKIMYQLTRSQLVDLKEEIKQLMKRIMKAHKEDEIKVIMLQDFPLINVYEMMMQFIEMEKKEAARKIEEVQISDTSYENVINCIYFYGREDLFYVVGAATQNDVIEISNSNELYVEDNEEGIEEDIEEDIEENSDEDNEDDSEDASEANSENEYLIS encoded by the exons ATGGCAACCACTCCAATGAAGAAAAATGATGGTAAATGGATTATACCACCTTCATTGGCTACTTTAAAGATTATGTATCAACTAACTAGAAGTCAACTTGTTGATTTAAAGGAAGAAATTAAGCAGCTAATGAAGAGAATAATGAAGGCACATAAGGAAGATGAAATTAAGGTCATCATGTTGCAAGATTTTCCTCTCATTAATGTGTATGAAATGATGATGCAATTTATTGAAATGGAAAAGAAAGAGGCTGCAAGGAAAATTGAGGAAGTGCAAATTTCGGATACTTCTTATGAAAATGTGATAAATTGCATTTATTTCTATGGAAGGGAAGATCTTTTTTAT GTAGTTGGTGCGGCAACACAAAATGATGTAATTGAAATCTCTAATTCGAATGAGTTGTATGTAGAAGATAATGAAGAAGGCATTGAGGAAGATATTGAGGAAGACATTGAAGAAAATAGTGATGAAGACAATGAAGATGATAGTGAGGATGCAAGTGAGGCTAATAGTGAGAATGAGTATCTTATCAGTTAA